Proteins co-encoded in one Paraburkholderia terrae genomic window:
- a CDS encoding MFS transporter, translated as MASIEPTHATGRVAAVRPLEDRTLRKIVVASVAGNAMEWYDFFVYGTAAALVFGQLFFPAGGDPLIGTLGAFAAFAMGFVARPLGGVVFGHIGDRYGRKASLVWTLLIMGIATFAIGLLPTYAQIGIWSPVALVVLRLLQGVASGGEWGGGVLMISESAPPEKRGYYAAWSQLGVGGGFVLSSAAFLAAQSLPHDAFISWGWRLPFLASIAIFAIGVYIRHSLPESRDFEQTEKRGEKTHMPVVEVIRRHPKEILMAMGLRVAENGGAYIFLAFSLVYGKFVGITSSVMLTGVMLAMVVEMGAMLAWGRLSDRIGRKPVYMIGAAGLIVMAFPFFWMLDTHQAPWIYLALILGTAVCHGAMIGTLPALVGELFSTEVRYSGVALGHEVASIFAGGMSPLIATALLARYHAYWPVSIFLMVLGAITVVTLRFTHETRAVR; from the coding sequence ATGGCTTCCATCGAACCCACGCACGCAACCGGCCGCGTTGCAGCTGTCCGGCCTCTCGAAGACAGGACGTTGCGCAAGATCGTCGTGGCGTCCGTCGCAGGCAACGCGATGGAATGGTACGACTTCTTCGTCTATGGCACGGCGGCCGCGCTGGTGTTCGGACAGTTGTTCTTTCCCGCGGGCGGCGATCCGTTGATCGGCACGCTCGGCGCATTTGCTGCGTTCGCCATGGGCTTCGTCGCGCGGCCGTTGGGCGGCGTCGTGTTCGGCCATATCGGCGACCGCTACGGGCGCAAGGCTTCGCTCGTCTGGACGCTGCTCATCATGGGTATCGCGACATTCGCGATCGGACTGCTGCCGACGTATGCGCAGATCGGCATCTGGTCGCCCGTTGCACTCGTCGTATTGCGTCTGCTGCAAGGCGTTGCGTCGGGTGGCGAATGGGGCGGCGGCGTATTGATGATCAGCGAAAGCGCACCGCCGGAAAAACGCGGCTATTACGCGGCGTGGAGCCAGTTGGGCGTGGGCGGCGGGTTCGTGTTGTCGTCAGCTGCGTTTCTCGCGGCGCAGTCACTGCCGCACGATGCGTTCATCAGCTGGGGCTGGCGGCTGCCCTTTCTCGCGAGCATCGCGATCTTTGCTATTGGCGTTTATATCAGGCACAGCCTGCCTGAAAGCCGGGATTTCGAGCAGACCGAAAAGCGTGGGGAGAAAACCCATATGCCTGTCGTCGAGGTCATCAGGCGGCATCCGAAAGAGATCTTGATGGCGATGGGGCTGCGCGTGGCGGAAAACGGCGGCGCTTATATCTTTCTCGCGTTTTCGCTTGTGTATGGAAAGTTTGTGGGGATCACCAGTTCGGTGATGTTGACGGGCGTCATGCTGGCGATGGTCGTCGAAATGGGCGCGATGCTGGCGTGGGGACGACTGTCCGATCGCATCGGAAGAAAACCTGTGTACATGATCGGCGCCGCGGGATTGATCGTGATGGCCTTTCCGTTCTTCTGGATGCTCGATACGCACCAGGCGCCGTGGATCTATCTCGCGCTTATTCTCGGTACGGCCGTTTGTCACGGCGCGATGATCGGTACATTGCCCGCACTCGTCGGCGAACTGTTCAGCACCGAAGTGCGATATTCAGGCGTGGCGCTTGGGCATGAAGTGGCGTCGATCTTCGCTGGTGGAATGTCGCCGCTGATTGCGACAGCGTTGCTTGCCAGATATCACGCTTACTGGCCGGTTTCGATCTTCCTGATGGTGCTCGGCGCGATTACTGTTGTGACACTCAGGTTTACGCATGAGACGCGTGCGGTTCGATGA
- the xylB gene encoding xylulokinase, translating to MTFLGIDLGTSEVKVILTDDASTTLATSGVRLDVAQPHPHWSEQNPHAWWQATLDAVAAVRGENPGAFAALRGIGLSGQMHGATLLDAKGEVLRPAILWNDTRAFAECAELEALVPESREITGNLAMPGFTAPKLLWLAKHEPDVFRAASKVLLPKDYLAWRLTGDFVSDMSDASGTLWLDVAKRDWSDRMLAATGLTRAHMPRLVEGSARAAQLSDALRREWGIAGPVVLCGGAGDNAASAIGMGVAEAGSAFLSLGTSGVLFAGTDRFAPNPAQGVHAFCHCLPDRWHQMSVILSAASSLGWLSKVVNREVGSLPELASTADPAAAPIFLPYLSGERTPHNDANARGVFWGLTGANTTGDLAYSVMEGVAFAMADGYAALQSAGTTLQSASFIGGGSRSPFWANLCATATGITMHRHEGSDVGAPLGAARLARLAVTGESISEVCLAPPTLESCEPDRTQAPLLAHRLARYRSIYQALKAGFSEQI from the coding sequence GTGACTTTCCTTGGAATCGACCTCGGCACCTCCGAGGTAAAAGTAATTCTGACCGATGACGCATCCACGACCCTCGCGACAAGCGGCGTGCGTCTGGATGTAGCGCAGCCGCATCCGCACTGGTCGGAACAAAATCCCCATGCGTGGTGGCAGGCCACGCTCGATGCCGTTGCCGCCGTGCGTGGCGAGAATCCCGGCGCATTCGCAGCGCTGCGGGGCATCGGGCTCTCGGGACAGATGCACGGCGCGACGCTGCTCGACGCGAAAGGCGAAGTACTCAGGCCCGCGATACTCTGGAACGACACGCGCGCGTTCGCCGAGTGCGCGGAGCTGGAAGCGCTCGTGCCCGAATCGCGCGAGATCACGGGCAATCTGGCGATGCCAGGTTTCACCGCGCCCAAGCTGCTTTGGCTTGCAAAGCACGAACCCGACGTATTTCGCGCCGCGTCCAAAGTGCTGTTGCCGAAAGACTATCTTGCGTGGCGGCTCACAGGGGATTTCGTGTCGGACATGTCGGACGCTTCGGGCACGCTATGGCTCGACGTCGCGAAGCGCGACTGGTCCGACCGCATGCTCGCGGCAACGGGATTGACGCGCGCGCACATGCCGCGCCTCGTCGAAGGCAGCGCGCGTGCTGCGCAGTTGAGCGACGCATTGCGGCGCGAGTGGGGCATTGCCGGTCCCGTCGTGCTATGCGGCGGCGCTGGCGACAACGCGGCAAGCGCGATCGGCATGGGCGTGGCGGAAGCGGGCAGCGCGTTTCTGTCGCTCGGCACATCGGGCGTGCTGTTCGCCGGCACCGATCGCTTCGCGCCGAATCCGGCGCAAGGCGTGCATGCGTTCTGTCATTGCTTGCCGGATCGCTGGCATCAGATGAGCGTGATTCTGTCGGCGGCATCGAGCCTTGGGTGGCTGTCGAAAGTGGTGAACCGTGAAGTCGGCAGTTTGCCCGAGCTCGCGAGCACGGCCGATCCAGCGGCCGCGCCGATCTTTCTGCCCTATCTGAGCGGCGAGCGCACGCCTCATAACGATGCGAACGCGCGCGGCGTGTTCTGGGGTTTGACGGGTGCAAATACGACGGGCGATCTCGCGTACAGCGTGATGGAAGGCGTTGCGTTCGCGATGGCCGATGGCTACGCCGCGCTGCAAAGCGCCGGTACGACGTTGCAGAGCGCGTCGTTCATCGGCGGCGGCTCGCGCAGCCCGTTCTGGGCCAACCTGTGCGCGACGGCAACGGGCATCACGATGCATCGTCACGAAGGCAGCGACGTTGGCGCGCCGCTCGGCGCGGCTCGCCTTGCACGGCTCGCGGTGACAGGTGAATCGATCAGCGAAGTCTGCCTTGCGCCCCCGACGCTCGAGTCCTGCGAGCCCGATCGTACACAGGCGCCGTTGCTTGCGCACAGGCTTGCGCGCTATCGCAGCATTTATCAGGCGCTCAAGGCGGGTTTCTCGGAACAGATTTGA
- a CDS encoding DUF1349 domain-containing protein → MFEQCKWFNEPSRWSLDGDTLNVTTDPKTDFWRNTHYGFTRDSGHCFGVRTQGDFTAQVRVRGQFHALYDQAGLMVRVDESTWLKAGVEFTDGILMMSSVLTVGQSDWAIGAPIAAADGFWMRATVAQGVLRVQYSIDGTTWPLLRLAPFPLAAHYFVGPVCCTPERGGLDVEFSSFTAGVPLQKDLHDLS, encoded by the coding sequence GTGTTCGAACAATGCAAATGGTTCAATGAGCCGTCGAGATGGTCGCTCGACGGCGACACGCTCAACGTGACGACCGATCCGAAGACCGACTTCTGGCGCAACACGCACTACGGCTTCACGCGCGATTCGGGTCACTGCTTCGGAGTCCGCACGCAAGGCGATTTCACCGCACAGGTGCGCGTGCGCGGACAGTTTCATGCGCTATACGATCAGGCGGGATTGATGGTGCGCGTCGACGAGTCGACATGGCTGAAGGCGGGTGTCGAATTCACTGACGGCATATTGATGATGAGCAGCGTATTGACGGTCGGCCAGTCGGACTGGGCCATCGGTGCGCCCATCGCGGCAGCGGATGGCTTCTGGATGCGTGCAACCGTCGCGCAAGGGGTGCTGCGCGTGCAGTATTCAATCGACGGAACGACGTGGCCTCTGTTGCGGCTTGCGCCTTTTCCTTTGGCCGCGCACTACTTCGTTGGCCCCGTGTGCTGCACGCCCGAACGCGGCGGATTGGATGTCGAGTTCTCCAGCTTCACGGCAGGCGTACCGTTGCAGAAGGATCTCCACGATCTGAGTTGA
- a CDS encoding cytochrome b produces the protein MTNTSRHFSPLARLLHWTMAVLILAMLFVGVAMVATVSHVHATLIALHRPLGVVLLVLALIRVAVRLKNGSPALPDDMPALQHFAARASHLVLYGLFIAMPLIGWTMLSAGGYPITLFGTWHLPAIVPQNVDLFALLRALHTWLAFALFATVLAHIAAALFHGLIRRDGVFSSMVRGGR, from the coding sequence ATGACGAACACCTCTCGCCATTTCTCTCCGCTCGCGCGTCTTTTGCACTGGACAATGGCTGTGCTGATTCTCGCGATGCTATTCGTCGGCGTCGCGATGGTCGCGACTGTCTCGCACGTACATGCGACGTTGATCGCACTGCATCGGCCGCTTGGCGTTGTGTTGCTCGTGCTCGCCTTGATTCGCGTCGCCGTGCGACTGAAGAACGGCAGCCCCGCACTGCCCGACGATATGCCCGCATTGCAGCACTTCGCAGCCAGGGCATCGCATCTCGTGCTGTATGGGCTATTCATCGCGATGCCGTTGATTGGTTGGACGATGCTCTCGGCAGGCGGCTATCCCATCACGTTGTTCGGCACCTGGCATCTGCCCGCAATCGTGCCGCAAAACGTGGATCTGTTCGCGCTGTTGCGCGCGTTGCATACGTGGCTCGCATTCGCGCTGTTCGCGACTGTGCTCGCGCATATCGCGGCAGCCCTCTTTCATGGACTCATTCGTCGCGACGGCGTATTCTCCAGCATGGTTCGCGGCGGACGCTAG
- a CDS encoding catalase family peroxidase codes for MNSKSRASTARCMPCRFAAIGAAVFALAGTFAYAAGWLTPSRLTTYRIINQFQANSGPHPGYRRNHAKGLCVEGYFDSNGSAASISRAQVFTQGRTPVIGRFAIPGGNPSAPDASVPVRSFALLFTQRDGEQWRTAMNSTPVFAVHTPEQFYQQLVAAQPDSKTGKPDPAKLKAFYASHPETQPFQQWVKTHPASSGLGNAAYYSINAFRFTDASGQEHTVRWSVEPEASYAPVDPQEKNDPDFLSQQFGEQLKHGNVRWHLIVTVANAGDPSNDATLQWPADRQRIDAGTVVIERSAPQADGVCRDVNFDPTVLPDGIAPSDDPLLAARSAAYAVSYQRRTREEALHHAPATSQP; via the coding sequence ATGAATTCAAAGTCCCGAGCGTCGACGGCCCGCTGTATGCCATGCCGCTTCGCCGCGATCGGCGCAGCGGTATTCGCGCTCGCTGGCACTTTCGCGTATGCGGCCGGCTGGCTCACGCCTTCACGCCTCACGACGTATCGCATCATCAACCAGTTCCAGGCAAACAGCGGCCCACACCCGGGCTATCGCCGCAATCACGCGAAAGGGCTGTGCGTAGAGGGCTATTTCGACAGCAACGGTAGTGCGGCGTCGATTTCGCGCGCGCAGGTTTTCACGCAGGGCCGCACGCCCGTCATTGGCCGCTTTGCGATTCCAGGTGGTAATCCATCAGCGCCCGACGCCAGCGTGCCGGTTCGCAGCTTCGCACTGCTCTTCACACAACGCGATGGCGAGCAATGGCGTACGGCCATGAATTCGACGCCCGTGTTCGCGGTGCATACGCCCGAGCAGTTCTATCAGCAACTCGTCGCCGCACAGCCGGATTCCAAGACGGGCAAGCCGGATCCCGCGAAGCTGAAGGCGTTTTATGCATCGCACCCCGAAACGCAGCCGTTTCAGCAATGGGTGAAGACGCATCCGGCATCGTCCGGTCTTGGGAATGCGGCGTACTACAGCATCAACGCATTCCGCTTTACCGACGCGAGCGGACAGGAGCACACAGTGCGCTGGTCCGTGGAGCCGGAAGCGTCATATGCGCCTGTCGATCCGCAGGAGAAGAACGATCCCGATTTCCTGTCGCAGCAGTTCGGCGAACAACTGAAGCACGGCAACGTGCGCTGGCATCTGATCGTGACGGTTGCAAACGCCGGCGATCCCTCCAACGACGCGACGCTGCAATGGCCTGCCGACCGGCAGCGCATAGACGCGGGCACCGTGGTTATCGAACGTAGCGCGCCGCAAGCGGATGGCGTGTGCCGCGACGTGAACTTCGATCCGACTGTACTGCCGGATGGCATCGCGCCTTCTGACGATCCACTGCTCGCGGCGCGTTCGGCGGCCTATGCCGTGTCGTATCAGCGGCGCACACGGGAAGAAGCGCTGCATCACGCGCCCGCTACTTCGCAACCCTGA
- a CDS encoding DUF4148 domain-containing protein, with translation MKKLALLTVSIAALASTAFASSAFAQEKTRAEVRQELIQAEQNGSQFVTDTSYPEVAPIYQQQVAHQKAAQESEGAGMAGTHAAGSRMPVTDANTGMSTCVGPVSYCSVYFGS, from the coding sequence ATGAAGAAGCTTGCACTGTTGACTGTTTCGATCGCCGCACTCGCTTCGACCGCATTCGCATCGAGCGCATTTGCGCAGGAGAAGACGCGCGCAGAAGTCCGTCAGGAACTGATCCAGGCCGAGCAGAATGGCTCGCAGTTCGTGACCGACACGTCGTATCCCGAAGTCGCCCCCATCTATCAGCAACAGGTCGCTCACCAGAAGGCTGCGCAGGAAAGCGAAGGTGCGGGCATGGCGGGTACGCACGCCGCGGGATCGCGGATGCCCGTCACGGACGCGAACACGGGTATGTCGACATGCGTCGGTCCCGTCAGCTATTGCTCGGTGTACTTCGGCAGTTGA
- a CDS encoding DUF1330 domain-containing protein, translating into MSTFAVAHLHEVTMGVEIVEYLKRIDATLAPYCGHFVLHGGRCERLEGDWRGDLVAIEFPNRDLARAWYRSAAYQAILPLRTDNSIGDVILIDAVPASHVATDVLCG; encoded by the coding sequence ATGTCAACGTTTGCCGTTGCGCACCTGCATGAAGTGACGATGGGTGTGGAGATCGTCGAGTACCTGAAGCGCATCGATGCGACGCTTGCGCCCTATTGCGGCCATTTCGTGCTACATGGCGGCCGTTGCGAACGGCTCGAAGGCGACTGGCGCGGCGACCTGGTCGCCATTGAGTTTCCGAATCGTGACCTCGCGCGCGCATGGTACCGATCCGCCGCTTATCAGGCGATTCTGCCGCTGCGCACGGACAATTCAATCGGCGATGTGATTCTGATCGACGCGGTGCCGGCCTCGCACGTCGCGACGGATGTGTTGTGCGGATGA
- a CDS encoding EAL domain-containing protein, whose amino-acid sequence MHTPRLMNQLEQRVSEGLLAGEFRLAFQGIYDVQTGKLARVEALIRWMHPDYGMLLPDAFLVALDHPLVALQLTYHVIDGACRALAHAQRQGQRVCPIAVNVPPRVVADEHFPATVMQIARLHGVEPDLLELELVETEDSTRLLAAPPLTKPLREAGMRLAIDDFGTGYSSLALLSTIDVDTVKVAREMLDGVPDCPRASAVASGVLSMLERLNVAVVVEGVETRALARWLAQWPKVLAQGFFYARPTFEYADVPIQERYVAL is encoded by the coding sequence ATGCACACGCCACGCTTGATGAACCAGCTTGAACAACGCGTGAGCGAAGGTCTTCTCGCCGGTGAATTCCGGCTCGCGTTTCAGGGTATCTACGATGTGCAGACAGGCAAGCTCGCGCGCGTCGAAGCGCTGATCCGCTGGATGCATCCGGACTACGGCATGCTGTTGCCCGATGCGTTTCTCGTCGCGCTCGATCATCCCCTTGTCGCGTTGCAACTGACCTATCACGTGATCGACGGCGCGTGCCGCGCGCTGGCTCACGCGCAGCGCCAGGGGCAACGGGTGTGTCCGATCGCTGTCAATGTGCCGCCGCGCGTCGTCGCCGACGAGCACTTTCCGGCCACCGTGATGCAGATCGCGCGTCTGCATGGCGTCGAGCCCGATCTGCTCGAACTCGAACTCGTCGAAACGGAAGACTCGACGCGCCTGCTGGCTGCGCCGCCTCTGACGAAGCCGTTGCGCGAAGCAGGCATGCGTCTCGCAATCGACGACTTCGGCACCGGCTATTCGTCACTCGCGCTACTGAGCACGATCGATGTCGATACGGTGAAGGTCGCGCGCGAAATGCTCGATGGCGTGCCGGACTGTCCGCGCGCGTCAGCCGTTGCATCGGGCGTGCTGTCGATGCTCGAAAGGCTGAATGTCGCGGTGGTGGTGGAGGGCGTCGAAACGAGGGCGCTCGCGCGCTGGCTCGCGCAATGGCCCAAGGTGCTGGCGCAGGGCTTTTTCTACGCGCGCCCGACCTTCGAGTACGCCGACGTTCCCATTCAGGAGCGATACGTCGCGCTGTAG
- a CDS encoding TldD/PmbA family protein — MIESLMSRLPRALRSEADFWSVRIVNERTDDHAVRNDVAQPLRIASDRGAMLVAWCGRGAGYAATADLSERGLQAALDIATQRAKACASVSLIDHTQIARPVESGSYESPAVAQTSPGRREWLERLQHECAAANIDGRIVERTAAVQLTHSEQTYLTSDGIRVDQHFRFMLPQISVTAHADGVTQVRTLGGDYGTLAQGGVDVLAHFGFDGAGARIADEALQLVAAPNCPSGRRDLLLMPDQMMLQIHESIGHPLELDRILGDERNFAGWSFVKREHFGSYRYGSDLLNVTFDPDLREEAASYAFDDDGTRAKREYLIRDGVLMRPLGGALSQQRARLAGVANSRASSWNRPPIDRMANLNIEPGTSTLEDMIANIESGILMRTNTSWSIDDHRNKFQFGCEYGQLIENGQLTQVVRQPNYRGISACFWRSLVAVGNEATRGVYGTSMCGKGEPMQIIRVGHASPACVFSNVDVFGGA, encoded by the coding sequence ATGATCGAATCCTTAATGAGCCGCTTGCCGCGCGCGTTGCGCAGCGAGGCGGACTTCTGGTCGGTGCGTATCGTGAACGAACGGACCGACGATCACGCCGTACGCAACGACGTCGCGCAACCGCTGCGCATCGCGAGCGATCGTGGCGCGATGCTGGTCGCGTGGTGTGGAAGGGGCGCGGGTTATGCCGCCACGGCTGATCTGTCGGAGCGTGGTTTGCAAGCCGCGCTCGATATCGCGACGCAACGCGCCAAGGCATGCGCGTCCGTATCGCTGATCGATCACACGCAGATTGCGCGGCCTGTCGAAAGCGGCAGCTATGAATCGCCCGCTGTCGCGCAAACGTCGCCAGGCCGGCGTGAATGGCTGGAACGTCTGCAGCACGAATGCGCGGCAGCGAACATCGACGGCCGCATTGTCGAGCGCACGGCCGCCGTGCAGCTCACGCACAGCGAGCAGACGTATCTGACGAGCGACGGCATACGCGTCGATCAGCACTTCCGCTTCATGCTGCCGCAGATTTCCGTGACGGCGCACGCGGACGGCGTGACGCAGGTGCGCACGCTCGGCGGCGATTACGGCACGCTCGCGCAAGGCGGTGTAGATGTGCTCGCGCATTTCGGCTTCGACGGCGCGGGCGCGCGCATCGCAGACGAAGCGCTGCAACTGGTGGCCGCGCCGAACTGTCCGTCGGGCCGGCGCGATCTGCTGCTGATGCCCGATCAGATGATGTTGCAGATTCACGAATCGATCGGCCATCCGCTCGAACTCGACCGCATTCTCGGTGACGAGCGCAACTTCGCCGGCTGGAGCTTCGTCAAGCGCGAGCACTTCGGCTCGTATCGCTACGGCTCCGATCTGCTGAACGTCACATTCGATCCCGACCTGCGCGAAGAAGCCGCAAGCTATGCGTTCGATGATGACGGCACGCGCGCGAAACGCGAGTACCTGATCCGCGACGGCGTGCTGATGCGGCCGCTCGGCGGTGCGCTGTCGCAGCAGCGCGCGCGGCTTGCGGGCGTCGCGAACTCGCGGGCTTCGAGCTGGAACCGGCCGCCCATCGACCGCATGGCGAATCTCAACATCGAGCCGGGAACCAGCACGCTCGAAGACATGATCGCGAACATCGAAAGCGGCATCCTGATGCGGACCAACACGTCATGGTCGATCGACGATCATCGCAACAAGTTTCAGTTCGGCTGCGAATACGGCCAGCTGATCGAGAACGGCCAGCTTACGCAGGTCGTGCGTCAGCCGAACTATCGCGGCATCTCGGCGTGCTTCTGGCGCAGCCTCGTGGCCGTCGGCAACGAAGCGACGCGCGGTGTGTATGGCACGTCGATGTGCGGCAAGGGCGAGCCGATGCAGATCATCCGCGTCGGCCATGCGTCGCCCGCATGTGTGTTCAGCAACGTCGATGTATTCGGAGGCGCATGA
- a CDS encoding TldD/PmbA family protein, with translation MHDNHSSASRTHFMTLANEIEQRLTANEVALTSFSAEQSDFIRFNEGKVRQSGHVSQASVTLRLIDGQRQAYSTFTLCGDIGADTHAIGETLAALREGLRDASDDPHLLFDTTVWSETTQRAGTLPSPDTLPLIVAQCALGLDFVGFYAGGTMARGFASSLGSRGWYEVENFNISWSLYDASGRAIRSHYAGGTWSDAVFAGKVEEAAAHLPVLSREPRVLAPGRYRTYFAPAALRELMETASFSAFSARTQATARNEFYRLNIGEVALDPRVTLTEDLTLDITPRFNDDAYQRQSVPLIEAGRAVAQLTNARTAREYGLTPNGATASETPSALSMQGGDLAQADVLRALDTGLYIGNLWYVNFSDRMNCRMTGMTRFATFWVEQGRIVAPVDAMRFDDSLYRLLGSELERIGAQPELLLNDWTWGERATGGMKLPGLLVRSFDLTL, from the coding sequence ATGCATGACAACCATTCATCCGCTTCTCGCACGCATTTCATGACGCTTGCGAACGAGATCGAACAGCGGCTGACGGCGAATGAAGTCGCGTTGACGTCGTTTTCCGCCGAGCAGTCCGACTTCATCCGCTTCAACGAAGGCAAGGTGCGCCAGTCGGGCCACGTGTCACAAGCCAGCGTCACGCTGCGGCTGATCGACGGACAACGTCAGGCCTATTCGACGTTCACGCTATGCGGCGACATCGGCGCGGACACCCACGCGATCGGCGAAACGCTGGCGGCATTGCGCGAAGGCCTGCGCGATGCGTCCGACGATCCGCATCTTTTGTTCGACACGACGGTCTGGTCGGAAACGACGCAACGCGCAGGCACGTTGCCTTCGCCCGATACATTGCCGCTCATCGTCGCGCAGTGCGCGCTCGGACTCGACTTTGTCGGCTTCTATGCGGGCGGCACGATGGCGCGCGGTTTTGCTTCGTCGCTCGGCAGCCGTGGCTGGTATGAAGTCGAGAACTTTAATATCAGCTGGTCGCTGTATGACGCGAGCGGTCGCGCAATCAGGAGCCACTATGCGGGCGGCACCTGGAGCGATGCCGTATTTGCAGGCAAGGTGGAAGAGGCCGCTGCGCATTTGCCTGTGCTATCACGCGAGCCGCGCGTGCTGGCGCCAGGCCGCTATCGCACGTACTTCGCGCCCGCTGCGTTACGCGAACTGATGGAGACGGCCTCGTTCAGCGCCTTCTCCGCGCGCACACAAGCGACGGCGCGCAACGAGTTTTATCGTCTGAACATCGGTGAAGTTGCGCTCGATCCGCGCGTCACGCTGACGGAAGATCTCACGCTCGACATCACACCGCGCTTCAACGACGACGCCTATCAGCGACAAAGCGTTCCGCTCATCGAAGCAGGGCGCGCCGTTGCCCAGTTGACCAACGCTCGTACGGCCCGCGAATACGGCCTCACACCGAATGGCGCGACGGCGAGTGAAACACCGTCCGCGCTGTCGATGCAAGGTGGCGATCTTGCGCAAGCCGATGTACTGCGCGCGCTCGACACGGGTCTCTATATCGGCAATCTCTGGTACGTGAACTTCTCGGACCGGATGAACTGCCGGATGACGGGTATGACGCGCTTCGCGACCTTCTGGGTCGAGCAGGGCCGCATCGTCGCGCCCGTCGATGCGATGCGCTTCGACGACAGCCTGTACCGGCTCCTCGGCAGCGAACTGGAGCGCATCGGCGCACAGCCCGAACTGCTGCTGAACGACTGGACATGGGGTGAACGCGCGACGGGCGGCATGAAGCTGCCGGGTCTGCTCGTACGTTCCTTCGATCTGACCTTATGA